The following proteins come from a genomic window of Castor canadensis chromosome 17, mCasCan1.hap1v2, whole genome shotgun sequence:
- the Dnaaf8 gene encoding dynein axonemal assembly factor 8 isoform X2 has translation MASKDVPSLGSPWDAVLKAAKDQLPSLDSDSSLSDFEEKEPFIFQRNQPVLIPDLAAELAEDPAAGDKSGSWVPTFKSSPPEQVLVPVGLPTEPSSGQNARMKGPAPQGGRGPGQPSKSCTETSTLLRMAEETPMWLEGDFGSLSLSTKGSHSPAWGPQGEASPSPKGEPKTEPQDEWKDSTKRRALRRERRKMIEKGMLQKVTWDVRDPGCGDQGQAAEPEPKPEVPSARAREGGLVPSLQHLEEWDLDYILKSLSKREDSPGRGKPRSAWWLADSCQGQGQEYNMLCSQDRVQDQRALCAMQSTARTSAQKVSAETSQDTKERETRNSSEYSSSDSEEEEEEKAAVGDQQGPAQRAPPSSWAWRDCTGKSQLLQQLRVFRKGVALPELPANKGPGSRKSQAPKDEAGSGTGRKEHVKLWAEGHSAQTRLSGGRPRALEDPLVPGRAREALVPTLGQL, from the exons ATGGCATCCAAAGACGTGCCCTCGCTGGGCTCCCCCTGGGATGCCGTCCTCAAGGCTGCCAAAGACCAGCTTCCATCCCTGGACTCAGACTCCTCCTTG TCGGACTTCGAGGAAAAGGAGCCCTTCATCTTCCAGCGAAACCAACCCGTCCTGATTCCAGACCTGGCTGCAGAGCTGGCCGAAGACCCTGCAGCTGGAGACAAATCTGGGTCCTGGGTCCCCACATTTAAAAGTTCTCCACCAGAG CAAGTCCTGGTGCCTGTGGGACTCCCCACCGAACCCAGCAGTGGACAGAATGCAAGGATGAAGGGCCCAGCTCCTCAGGGAGGAAGGGGCCCTGGCCAGCCTTCTAAGAGCTGTACTGAGACCAGCACTCTTCTTAGGATGGCCGAGGAGACACCCATGTGGCTGGAAGGTGACTTTGGGAGTCTGTCCTTAAGCACCAAAGGATCCCACAGTCCTGCCTGGGGTCCTCAGGGAGAAGCCAGCCCCTCCCCTAAAGGAGAGCCCAAGACAGAGCCCCAAGATGAGTGGAAAGACTCCACAAAGCGCAGAGCCCTCCGCCgggagaggaggaagatgatAGAGAAAGGCATGCTCCAGAAAGTGACCTGGGATGTCCGGGATCCGGGCTGTGGTGACCAAGGCCAGGCTGCGGAGCCAGAGCCCAAGCCAGAGGTGCCTTCAGCAAGGGCCAGGGAAGGAGGGCTGGTGCCCTCACTCCAG CATCTTGAAGAGTGGGATTTGGATTACATCCTAAAGAGTCTGTCGAAACGAGAAGACAGCCCTGGACGTGGCAAACCCAGATCTGCGTGGTGGTTAGCTGACAGCTGTCAAGGTCAAGGCCAAG AGTATAACATGCTGTGCTCCCAGGACAGGGTCCAGGATCAGCGGGCCCTGTGTGCCATGCAGTCCACAGCCCGCACCTCTGCCCAGAAGGTGTCTGCCGAGACATCCCAAGACACCAAGGAGCGAGAGACCAGAAACAG CTCTGAATACAGCTCGTCTGacagtgaggaggaggaagaggagaaagcagCTGTGGGAGACCAGCAAGGCCCAGCACAACGGGCACCTCCCTCTTCCTGGGCCTGGCG GGACTGTACAGGGAAGAGCCAGCTTCTCCAGCAGCTGAGGGTGTTCCGGAAGGGGGTGGCTCTGCCTGAGTTGCCTGCTAACAAGGGTCCTGGTAGCCGGAAGTCTCAGGCCCCTAAAGATGAAGCTGGATCAGGAACTGGGAGGAAGGAACACGTAAAACTCTGGGCCGAAGGGCACAGTGCCCAGACCAGACTCTCAGGAGGTCGTCCCAGGGCCCTGGAGGATCCTCTTGTGCCAGGGCGAGCCAGGGAAGCACTGGTGCCCACTCTGGGCCAACTGTAG
- the Dnaaf8 gene encoding dynein axonemal assembly factor 8 isoform X1 — MASKDVPSLGSPWDAVLKAAKDQLPSLDSDSSLSDFEEKEPFIFQRNQPVLIPDLAAELAEDPAAGDKSGSWVPTFKSSPPEQVLVPVGLPTEPSSGQNARMKGPAPQGGRGPGQPSKSCTETSTLLRMAEETPMWLEGDFGSLSLSTKGSHSPAWGPQGEASPSPKGEPKTEPQDEWKDSTKRRALRRERRKMIEKGMLQKVTWDVRDPGCGDQGQAAEPEPKPEVPSARAREGGLVPSLQHLEEWDLDYILKSLSKREDSPGRGKPRSAWWLADSCQGQGQEYNMLCSQDRVQDQRALCAMQSTARTSAQKVSAETSQDTKERETRNRCTVTKCSFQAEPGQRLAAGRSLKTEPPTIFIDLRQTEPLKPLEPRGQSPESSEYSSSDSEEEEEEKAAVGDQQGPAQRAPPSSWAWRDCTGKSQLLQQLRVFRKGVALPELPANKGPGSRKSQAPKDEAGSGTGRKEHVKLWAEGHSAQTRLSGGRPRALEDPLVPGRAREALVPTLGQL, encoded by the exons ATGGCATCCAAAGACGTGCCCTCGCTGGGCTCCCCCTGGGATGCCGTCCTCAAGGCTGCCAAAGACCAGCTTCCATCCCTGGACTCAGACTCCTCCTTG TCGGACTTCGAGGAAAAGGAGCCCTTCATCTTCCAGCGAAACCAACCCGTCCTGATTCCAGACCTGGCTGCAGAGCTGGCCGAAGACCCTGCAGCTGGAGACAAATCTGGGTCCTGGGTCCCCACATTTAAAAGTTCTCCACCAGAG CAAGTCCTGGTGCCTGTGGGACTCCCCACCGAACCCAGCAGTGGACAGAATGCAAGGATGAAGGGCCCAGCTCCTCAGGGAGGAAGGGGCCCTGGCCAGCCTTCTAAGAGCTGTACTGAGACCAGCACTCTTCTTAGGATGGCCGAGGAGACACCCATGTGGCTGGAAGGTGACTTTGGGAGTCTGTCCTTAAGCACCAAAGGATCCCACAGTCCTGCCTGGGGTCCTCAGGGAGAAGCCAGCCCCTCCCCTAAAGGAGAGCCCAAGACAGAGCCCCAAGATGAGTGGAAAGACTCCACAAAGCGCAGAGCCCTCCGCCgggagaggaggaagatgatAGAGAAAGGCATGCTCCAGAAAGTGACCTGGGATGTCCGGGATCCGGGCTGTGGTGACCAAGGCCAGGCTGCGGAGCCAGAGCCCAAGCCAGAGGTGCCTTCAGCAAGGGCCAGGGAAGGAGGGCTGGTGCCCTCACTCCAG CATCTTGAAGAGTGGGATTTGGATTACATCCTAAAGAGTCTGTCGAAACGAGAAGACAGCCCTGGACGTGGCAAACCCAGATCTGCGTGGTGGTTAGCTGACAGCTGTCAAGGTCAAGGCCAAG AGTATAACATGCTGTGCTCCCAGGACAGGGTCCAGGATCAGCGGGCCCTGTGTGCCATGCAGTCCACAGCCCGCACCTCTGCCCAGAAGGTGTCTGCCGAGACATCCCAAGACACCAAGGAGCGAGAGACCAGAAACAG ATGCACTGTGACAAAGTGCAGTTTCCAGGCTGAACCAGGCCAGAGGCTGGCTGCGGGCAGGAGTTTGAAGACAGAGCCTCCCACCATCTTTATCGACCTGCGGCAGACAGAGCCACTAAAGCCACTGGAGCCACGAGGCCAGTCCCCAGAAAG CTCTGAATACAGCTCGTCTGacagtgaggaggaggaagaggagaaagcagCTGTGGGAGACCAGCAAGGCCCAGCACAACGGGCACCTCCCTCTTCCTGGGCCTGGCG GGACTGTACAGGGAAGAGCCAGCTTCTCCAGCAGCTGAGGGTGTTCCGGAAGGGGGTGGCTCTGCCTGAGTTGCCTGCTAACAAGGGTCCTGGTAGCCGGAAGTCTCAGGCCCCTAAAGATGAAGCTGGATCAGGAACTGGGAGGAAGGAACACGTAAAACTCTGGGCCGAAGGGCACAGTGCCCAGACCAGACTCTCAGGAGGTCGTCCCAGGGCCCTGGAGGATCCTCTTGTGCCAGGGCGAGCCAGGGAAGCACTGGTGCCCACTCTGGGCCAACTGTAG